The following are encoded in a window of Numida meleagris isolate 19003 breed g44 Domestic line chromosome 11, NumMel1.0, whole genome shotgun sequence genomic DNA:
- the LOC110405104 gene encoding musculoskeletal embryonic nuclear protein 1 isoform X1 — translation MSQPDPVKKKRPPVKEEDLKGARGNLSKNQEIKSKTYQVMKQCEQMGSAAPSIFSRARTGGETVFEKPKDEPAKSVFG, via the exons ATGTCGCAG CCAGACCCCGTGAAAAAGAAGCGTCCTCCAGTGAAGGAGGAAGATCTCAAAGGAGCTAGAGGAAACCTTTCCAAAAACCAGGAAATTAAGTCCAAAACCTACCAAGTCATGAAGCAGTGTG aacaAATGGGCTCTGCGGCACCTTCCATATTCAGCCGAGCTCGGACGGGTGGTGAAACAGTCTTTGAGAAGCCTAAAGACGAGCCGGCCAAAAGCGTCTTTGGTTGA